One segment of Gopherus flavomarginatus isolate rGopFla2 chromosome 8, rGopFla2.mat.asm, whole genome shotgun sequence DNA contains the following:
- the COPB2 gene encoding coatomer subunit beta' isoform X1: protein MPLRLDIKRKLTARSDRVKSVDLHPTEPWMLASLYNGSVCVWNHETQTLVKTFEVCDLPVRAAKFVARKNWVVTGADDMQIRVFNYNTLERVHLFEAHSDYIRCIAVHPTQPFILTSSDDMLIKLWDWDKKWSCSQVFEGHTHYVMQIVINPKDNNQFASASLDRTIKVWQLGSSSPNFTLEGHEKGVNCIDYYSGGDKPYLISGADDRLVKIWDYQNKTCVQTLEGHAQNVSCVSFHPELPIIITGSEDGTVRIWHSSTYRLESTLNYGMERVWCVASLRGSNNVALGYDEGSIIVKLGREEPAMSMDSNGKIIWAKHSEVQQANLKAMGDAEIKDGERLPLAVKDMGSCEIYPQTIQHNPNGRFVVVCGDGEYIIYTAMALRNKSFGSAQEFVWAHDSSEYAIRESNSVVKIFKNFKEKKSFKPDFGAEGIYGGFLLGVRSVNGLAFYDWDNTELIRRIEIQPKHIFWSDSGELVCIATEESFFILKYLSEKVAAAQETHEGVTEDGIEDAFEVLGEIQEIVKTGLWVGDCFIYTSSVNRLNYYVGGEIVTIAHLDRTMYLLGYIPKDNRLYLGDKELNIVSYSLLVSVLEYQTAVMRRDFGMADKVLPTIPKEQRTRVAHFLEKQGFKQQALAVSTDPEHRFELALQLGELKIAYQLAVEAESEQKWKQLAELAISKCQFGLAQECLHHAQDYGGLLLLATASGNANMVNKLAEGAEKDGKNNVAFMSYFLQGKVDCCLELLIKTGRLPEAAFLARTYLPSQVSRVVKMWRENLSKVNQKAAESLADPTEYENLFPGLKEAFVVEDYVKETHTDLRPAKEYPLVTPNEERNLLEEAKGFKPSGVVVSQESEEEELVPSPKPVVAPPVPGNSDPLPMTKDEKALLDLDDDLDNLDLEDIDTTDINLDEEILDD from the exons CCTCTCCGACTCGACATTAAGCGAAAACTAACAGCTCGATCTGACCGAGTAAAGAGTGTGGACTTGCACCCCACCGAACCATGGATGTTAGCTAGCCTGTACAATGGCAGTGTCTGTGTTTGGAATCATGAAACACAG ACTCTAGTGAAGACCTTTGAAGTATGTGACCTGCCAGTCAGAGCTGCAAAATTTGTGGCAAGAAAAAACTGGGTTGTGACCGGAGCT GATGACATGCAAATTAGAGTTTTCAATTACAATACCTTGGAAAGAGTTCACCTGTTCGAAGCACACTCCGATTATATTCGTTGCATTGCTGTACATCCTACTCAGCCTTTCATTCTAACTAGCAGTG atgacaTGCTTATTAAACTCTGGGACTGGGATAAAAAATGGTCTTGTTCTCAGGTGTTTGAAGGACACACTCATTATGTTATGCAGATTGTCATAAACCCAAAGGATAATAACCAGTTTGCCAGTGCCTCTTTGGATAGGACGATTAAG GTGTGGCAGCTTGGTTCTTCTTCACCCAACTTCACTTTGGAAGGCCATGAAAAGGGAGTGAACTGCATCGATTATTATAGTGGCGGAGACAAGCCTTACCTCATTTCAGGAGCAGATGATCGCCTTGTCAAGATTTGGGATTACCAG AATAAAACCTGTGTGCAAACTCTGGAGGGACATGCTCAAAATGTATCCTGTGTCAGCTTCCACCCTGAGCTGCCAATCATAATCACAGGCTCAGAAGATG GAACTGTCCGCATTTGGCATTCGAGCACGTACCGCTTGGAAAGTACACTCAACTATGGCATGGAGAGGGTGTGGTGCGTGGCCAGTCTGAGAGGATCCAATAATGTGGCTTTGGGTTATGATGAGGGCAGCATTATTGTTAAG CTTGGCCGTGAAGAACCTGCCATGTCTATGGATTCAAATGGAAAAATTATTTGGGCTAAACACTCAGAGGTGCAACAGGCTAACTTGAAAGCTATGGGAGATGCTGAAATTAAAGATGGAGAAAGATTGCCACTGGCTGTAAAGGATATGGGGAGCTGCGAAATCTATCCTCAGACCATTCAGCACAACCCTAATGGACG GTTTGTAGTAGTATGTGGGGATGGTGAATACATCATTTACACAGCTATGGCTCTGAGGAACAAGAGTTTTGGTTCTGCACAGGAATTCGTATGGGCACATGATTCTTCAGA GTATGCAATCAGGGAGAGCAACAGCGTTGTAAAGATATTTAAGAACTTCAAAGAGAAGAAGTCCTTTAAACCTGATTTTGGTGCAGAGG GTATCTATGGAGGTTTCTTACTGGGTGTCAGATCTGTTAATGGCTTGGCATTTTATGACTGGGATAACACAGAATTGATACGCAGAATCGAAATTCAGCCCAAACAT attttctgGTCTGACTCGGGTGAGCTGGTCTGTATTGCCACAGAGGAATCATTCTTCATTCTGAAATATCTCTCTGAAAAAGTTGCAGCGGCGCAAGAAACTCATGAGGGAGTCACTGAAGATGGTATTGAAGATGCCTTTGAG GTTCTTGGTGAGATTCAGGAGATTGTAAAAACAGGGTTGTGGGTTGGCGACTGTTTTATTTACACCAGTTCTGTGAACAGACTGAATTACTATGTTGGAGGAGAAATTGTCACTATTGCCCATTTGGATAG GACGATGTATCTATTAGGGTATATCCCCAAGGACAACAGGCTTTATCTGGGTGATAAAGAGCTAAACATCGTCAGTTACTCCTTGTTGGTCTCTGTGCTCGAGTACCAGACAGCAGTAATGAGGAGAGACTTTGGTATGGCTGACAAAGTTCTTCCTACAATTCCAAAGGAACAGAGGACCAGAGTTGCACATTTTCTTGAAAAACAG GGCTTCAAACAACAAGCCCTTGCAGTATCCACAGATCCTGAACATCGCTTTGAGCTTGCTCTTCAGCTTGGAGAATTAAAGATTGCATACCAGCTTGCAGTGGAAGCAGAG TCAGAACAGAAGTGGAAGCAACTTGCTGAGCTTGCCATCAGTAAATGCCAGTTCGGCTTAGCCCAGGAGTGTCTGCACCATGCACAGGACTATGGAGGTTTATTGCTATTGGCCACTGCTTCAGGAAATGCTAACATGGTGAACAAGCTAGCAGAGGGAGCAGAAAAAGATGGCAAGAACAATGTAGCTTTTATGAGCTACTTTTTGCAGGGAAA AGTTGACTGTTGTTTGGAACTCTTGATTAAAACTGGTCGTTTGCCAGAAGCTGCCTTCTTAGCACGTACATATTTGCCAAGCCAAGTTTCAAG GGTTGTAAAAATGTGGCGAGAGAATCTCTCTAAAGTCAATCAGAAAGCTGCAGAGTCCCTAGCTGATCCCACAGAGTATGAAAACCTCTTCCCTGGATTAAAAGAAGCTTTTGTTGTTGAAGACTACGTAAAGGAAACTCATACTGACTTACGGCCAGCTAAGGAATACCCACTTGTCACT CCAAATGAAGAAAGAAATttactggaagaagcaaaaggTTTCAAACCTTCAGGAGTAGTAGTATCCCAG GAATCTGAAGAGGAAGAATTAGTTCCATCTCCTAAACCAGTAGTGGCTCCTCCAGTTCCAGGAAACTCTGATCCTCTTCCAATGACAAAAGATGAAAAG GCACTACTAGACTTGGATGATGATTTGGATAACTTGGATCTGGAGGATATTGATACTACAGATATCAATCTGGATGAAGAGATCTTGGATGACTGA
- the COPB2 gene encoding coatomer subunit beta' isoform X2, which produces MPLRLDIKRKLTARSDRVKSVDLHPTEPWMLASLYNGSVCVWNHETQTLVKTFEVCDLPVRAAKFVARKNWVVTGADDMQIRVFNYNTLERVHLFEAHSDYIRCIAVHPTQPFILTSSDDMLIKLWDWDKKWSCSQVFEGHTHYVMQIVINPKDNNQFASASLDRTIKVWQLGSSSPNFTLEGHEKGVNCIDYYSGGDKPYLISGADDRLVKIWDYQNKTCVQTLEGHAQNVSCVSFHPELPIIITGSEDGTVRIWHSSTYRLESTLNYGMERVWCVASLRGSNNVALGYDEGSIIVKLGREEPAMSMDSNGKIIWAKHSEVQQANLKAMGDAEIKDGERLPLAVKDMGSCEIYPQTIQHNPNGRFVVVCGDGEYIIYTAMALRNKSFGSAQEFVWAHDSSEYAIRESNSVVKIFKNFKEKKSFKPDFGAEGIYGGFLLGVRSVNGLAFYDWDNTELIRRIEIQPKHIFWSDSGELVCIATEESFFILKYLSEKVAAAQETHEGVTEDGIEDAFEVLGEIQEIVKTGLWVGDCFIYTSSVNRLNYYVGGEIVTIAHLDRTMYLLGYIPKDNRLYLGDKELNIVSYSLLVSVLEYQTAVMRRDFGMADKVLPTIPKEQRTRVAHFLEKQGFKQQALAVSTDPEHRFELALQLGELKIAYQLAVEAESEQKWKQLAELAISKCQFGLAQECLHHAQDYGGLLLLATASGNANMVNKLAEGAEKDGKNNVAFMSYFLQGKVDCCLELLIKTGRLPEAAFLARTYLPSQVSRVVKMWRENLSKVNQKAAESLADPTEYENLFPGLKEAFVVEDYVKETHTDLRPAKEYPLVTPNEERNLLEEAKGFKPSGVVVSQALLDLDDDLDNLDLEDIDTTDINLDEEILDD; this is translated from the exons CCTCTCCGACTCGACATTAAGCGAAAACTAACAGCTCGATCTGACCGAGTAAAGAGTGTGGACTTGCACCCCACCGAACCATGGATGTTAGCTAGCCTGTACAATGGCAGTGTCTGTGTTTGGAATCATGAAACACAG ACTCTAGTGAAGACCTTTGAAGTATGTGACCTGCCAGTCAGAGCTGCAAAATTTGTGGCAAGAAAAAACTGGGTTGTGACCGGAGCT GATGACATGCAAATTAGAGTTTTCAATTACAATACCTTGGAAAGAGTTCACCTGTTCGAAGCACACTCCGATTATATTCGTTGCATTGCTGTACATCCTACTCAGCCTTTCATTCTAACTAGCAGTG atgacaTGCTTATTAAACTCTGGGACTGGGATAAAAAATGGTCTTGTTCTCAGGTGTTTGAAGGACACACTCATTATGTTATGCAGATTGTCATAAACCCAAAGGATAATAACCAGTTTGCCAGTGCCTCTTTGGATAGGACGATTAAG GTGTGGCAGCTTGGTTCTTCTTCACCCAACTTCACTTTGGAAGGCCATGAAAAGGGAGTGAACTGCATCGATTATTATAGTGGCGGAGACAAGCCTTACCTCATTTCAGGAGCAGATGATCGCCTTGTCAAGATTTGGGATTACCAG AATAAAACCTGTGTGCAAACTCTGGAGGGACATGCTCAAAATGTATCCTGTGTCAGCTTCCACCCTGAGCTGCCAATCATAATCACAGGCTCAGAAGATG GAACTGTCCGCATTTGGCATTCGAGCACGTACCGCTTGGAAAGTACACTCAACTATGGCATGGAGAGGGTGTGGTGCGTGGCCAGTCTGAGAGGATCCAATAATGTGGCTTTGGGTTATGATGAGGGCAGCATTATTGTTAAG CTTGGCCGTGAAGAACCTGCCATGTCTATGGATTCAAATGGAAAAATTATTTGGGCTAAACACTCAGAGGTGCAACAGGCTAACTTGAAAGCTATGGGAGATGCTGAAATTAAAGATGGAGAAAGATTGCCACTGGCTGTAAAGGATATGGGGAGCTGCGAAATCTATCCTCAGACCATTCAGCACAACCCTAATGGACG GTTTGTAGTAGTATGTGGGGATGGTGAATACATCATTTACACAGCTATGGCTCTGAGGAACAAGAGTTTTGGTTCTGCACAGGAATTCGTATGGGCACATGATTCTTCAGA GTATGCAATCAGGGAGAGCAACAGCGTTGTAAAGATATTTAAGAACTTCAAAGAGAAGAAGTCCTTTAAACCTGATTTTGGTGCAGAGG GTATCTATGGAGGTTTCTTACTGGGTGTCAGATCTGTTAATGGCTTGGCATTTTATGACTGGGATAACACAGAATTGATACGCAGAATCGAAATTCAGCCCAAACAT attttctgGTCTGACTCGGGTGAGCTGGTCTGTATTGCCACAGAGGAATCATTCTTCATTCTGAAATATCTCTCTGAAAAAGTTGCAGCGGCGCAAGAAACTCATGAGGGAGTCACTGAAGATGGTATTGAAGATGCCTTTGAG GTTCTTGGTGAGATTCAGGAGATTGTAAAAACAGGGTTGTGGGTTGGCGACTGTTTTATTTACACCAGTTCTGTGAACAGACTGAATTACTATGTTGGAGGAGAAATTGTCACTATTGCCCATTTGGATAG GACGATGTATCTATTAGGGTATATCCCCAAGGACAACAGGCTTTATCTGGGTGATAAAGAGCTAAACATCGTCAGTTACTCCTTGTTGGTCTCTGTGCTCGAGTACCAGACAGCAGTAATGAGGAGAGACTTTGGTATGGCTGACAAAGTTCTTCCTACAATTCCAAAGGAACAGAGGACCAGAGTTGCACATTTTCTTGAAAAACAG GGCTTCAAACAACAAGCCCTTGCAGTATCCACAGATCCTGAACATCGCTTTGAGCTTGCTCTTCAGCTTGGAGAATTAAAGATTGCATACCAGCTTGCAGTGGAAGCAGAG TCAGAACAGAAGTGGAAGCAACTTGCTGAGCTTGCCATCAGTAAATGCCAGTTCGGCTTAGCCCAGGAGTGTCTGCACCATGCACAGGACTATGGAGGTTTATTGCTATTGGCCACTGCTTCAGGAAATGCTAACATGGTGAACAAGCTAGCAGAGGGAGCAGAAAAAGATGGCAAGAACAATGTAGCTTTTATGAGCTACTTTTTGCAGGGAAA AGTTGACTGTTGTTTGGAACTCTTGATTAAAACTGGTCGTTTGCCAGAAGCTGCCTTCTTAGCACGTACATATTTGCCAAGCCAAGTTTCAAG GGTTGTAAAAATGTGGCGAGAGAATCTCTCTAAAGTCAATCAGAAAGCTGCAGAGTCCCTAGCTGATCCCACAGAGTATGAAAACCTCTTCCCTGGATTAAAAGAAGCTTTTGTTGTTGAAGACTACGTAAAGGAAACTCATACTGACTTACGGCCAGCTAAGGAATACCCACTTGTCACT CCAAATGAAGAAAGAAATttactggaagaagcaaaaggTTTCAAACCTTCAGGAGTAGTAGTATCCCAG GCACTACTAGACTTGGATGATGATTTGGATAACTTGGATCTGGAGGATATTGATACTACAGATATCAATCTGGATGAAGAGATCTTGGATGACTGA